In Bacillus cereus ATCC 14579, a single window of DNA contains:
- the carB gene encoding carbamoyl-phosphate synthase large subunit yields MPKRLDINTILVIGSGPIVIGQAAEFDYSGTQACQSLKEEGYKVILVNSNPATIMTDTATADKVYIEPLTLEFVSRIIRKERPDAILPTLGGQTGLNMAVELAKSGVLDECGVEILGTKLSAIEQAEDRDLFRTLMQDLNEPTPPSEIIHNLDEAYGFVNEIGYPVIVRPAFTLGGTGGGICHNEEELIEIVTSGLKHSPVTQCLLEKSIAGCKEIEYEVMRDSNDNAIVVCNMENIDPVGVHTGDSIVVAPSQTLSDREYQMLRNTSLRIIRALGIEGGCNVQLALDPYSFQYYVIEVNPRVSRSSALASKATGYPIAKLAAKIAVGLTLDEIVNPVTQKTYACFEPALDYVVSKIPRWPFDKFESANRTLGTQMKATGEVMSIGRNLEESLLKAVRSLELGIYHLELDHLKELDKETMKKRIIKADDERLFIVAEAIRQGVTKEEINEWCEMDFFFLQKVENIVNMEREVKANVGNMEVLQTAKEMGFSDHYIAAAWNKTEREIYDMRKENNMMPVFKMVDTCAAEFESATPYYYSTYADENESIVTDRKSVVVLGSGPIRIGQGVEFDYATVHSVWAIKEAGYEAIIINNNPETVSTDFSISDKLYFEPLTIEDVMHIIDLEKPEGVIVQFGGQTAINLAAKLEEHGVKILGTSLEDLDRAEDRDKFEAALTKLGIPQPVGKTATTVEQAVAIAEEIGYPVLVRPSYVLGGRAMEIVYRQEELLHYMKNAVKVHADHPVLIDRYMVGKEIEVDAISDGENVFIPGIMEHIERAGVHSGDSIGVYPPQSLSEKLKEQIIEHTIALGKGLNIVGLLNIQFVVFKDQVYVIEVNPRASRTVPFLSKITGVPMANVATKVILGQDLVEQGYGTGYHPEEKEVYVKAPVFSFAKLRSVDTTLGPEMKSTGEVMGKDLTLEKALYKGLVASGINIPTHGSVIITVADKDKEEAMEIAKRFHEIGYNLLATAGTAQSLEEQNIPVQVVNKIDSEDYNLLDIIRQGKAQFVINTLTKGKQPARDGFRIRRESVENGVACLTSLDTTRAILRVLESMTFSAHSMKEITQTKRHEVVHA; encoded by the coding sequence ATGCCAAAACGCCTAGACATTAACACAATTTTAGTAATCGGATCAGGACCAATTGTAATTGGGCAAGCAGCGGAGTTTGACTACTCTGGTACACAAGCTTGTCAATCTCTTAAAGAGGAAGGTTACAAAGTAATCCTTGTTAACTCTAACCCAGCAACAATTATGACGGATACTGCAACAGCAGATAAAGTATACATCGAGCCATTAACATTAGAATTCGTAAGCCGTATTATTCGTAAAGAACGTCCTGATGCAATCCTACCAACATTAGGTGGTCAAACAGGTTTAAACATGGCTGTTGAACTTGCAAAATCAGGCGTACTTGACGAGTGCGGAGTTGAAATTTTAGGAACAAAATTATCAGCAATCGAGCAAGCGGAAGATCGTGATTTATTCCGTACATTAATGCAAGATTTAAATGAACCAACACCACCAAGTGAAATTATTCATAACCTTGATGAAGCATATGGATTTGTAAACGAAATTGGTTACCCAGTAATCGTTCGACCAGCGTTCACATTAGGAGGAACGGGCGGCGGAATTTGTCATAACGAAGAAGAGCTAATTGAAATCGTAACAAGTGGTTTAAAACATAGCCCAGTAACACAATGTTTATTAGAGAAAAGTATTGCTGGCTGTAAAGAAATTGAATACGAAGTAATGCGTGATTCAAATGATAACGCGATTGTAGTGTGTAACATGGAAAATATCGATCCAGTTGGTGTTCATACAGGTGATTCAATCGTTGTAGCACCGAGCCAAACGCTAAGCGACCGTGAATACCAAATGTTACGTAACACGTCATTACGAATTATTCGTGCACTAGGAATTGAAGGTGGATGTAACGTTCAGCTTGCACTAGATCCATATAGCTTCCAATACTATGTAATCGAAGTAAATCCACGTGTAAGTCGTTCATCTGCACTAGCATCTAAAGCAACTGGATATCCAATTGCGAAATTAGCAGCAAAAATTGCAGTCGGCTTAACGTTAGATGAAATCGTAAACCCAGTAACACAAAAAACTTACGCTTGCTTCGAGCCAGCGTTAGACTATGTTGTTTCAAAAATTCCACGTTGGCCGTTTGATAAGTTTGAATCAGCGAACAGAACGCTTGGAACACAAATGAAAGCAACTGGTGAAGTTATGTCAATCGGACGTAACTTAGAAGAATCATTACTAAAAGCAGTTCGTTCTTTAGAGCTTGGCATTTATCACTTAGAATTAGACCACTTAAAAGAACTTGATAAAGAAACGATGAAAAAACGTATCATTAAAGCGGATGATGAACGACTGTTTATTGTAGCAGAAGCAATTCGCCAAGGTGTAACGAAAGAAGAAATCAATGAATGGTGTGAAATGGACTTCTTCTTCTTACAAAAAGTTGAAAACATCGTAAATATGGAACGTGAAGTAAAAGCGAATGTAGGAAATATGGAAGTACTACAAACTGCAAAAGAAATGGGCTTCAGCGATCACTACATTGCAGCAGCTTGGAACAAAACGGAGCGCGAAATTTACGATATGCGTAAAGAAAATAATATGATGCCAGTATTCAAAATGGTAGATACTTGTGCGGCAGAGTTTGAATCTGCAACGCCATATTACTACAGCACATATGCGGACGAAAATGAATCGATTGTAACAGATCGTAAGAGTGTAGTAGTTCTAGGATCTGGTCCGATCCGTATTGGTCAAGGTGTTGAGTTTGATTACGCAACAGTTCACTCAGTATGGGCAATTAAAGAAGCTGGATATGAAGCAATTATCATTAACAACAACCCAGAAACAGTTTCAACAGACTTCAGTATTTCTGACAAATTATACTTTGAACCATTAACGATTGAAGATGTAATGCATATTATCGATTTAGAAAAACCAGAAGGTGTTATCGTTCAGTTCGGTGGACAAACGGCAATTAACTTAGCAGCGAAACTAGAAGAACACGGTGTGAAAATTTTAGGAACATCACTTGAAGACTTAGACCGTGCAGAAGATCGTGATAAATTCGAAGCTGCTTTAACAAAACTTGGCATCCCGCAACCAGTTGGTAAAACAGCAACGACTGTAGAACAAGCGGTAGCAATCGCAGAAGAAATTGGTTACCCAGTATTAGTAAGACCATCTTACGTACTAGGTGGACGTGCGATGGAAATCGTATATCGTCAAGAAGAACTACTGCACTACATGAAAAATGCAGTTAAAGTTCATGCAGATCACCCAGTATTAATCGACCGTTACATGGTTGGTAAAGAAATTGAAGTAGATGCAATTTCCGATGGTGAGAATGTATTCATTCCAGGTATTATGGAACATATTGAACGCGCTGGAGTTCACTCTGGTGACTCAATTGGAGTATATCCACCACAAAGTTTATCTGAAAAACTAAAAGAACAAATCATTGAACATACAATTGCACTTGGAAAAGGATTAAACATTGTTGGATTACTAAATATCCAGTTTGTAGTATTCAAAGATCAAGTGTACGTAATTGAAGTAAATCCACGTGCAAGCCGTACAGTACCGTTCTTAAGTAAAATTACAGGCGTACCGATGGCGAATGTTGCAACGAAAGTTATTTTAGGGCAAGACCTAGTAGAGCAAGGATACGGAACTGGCTATCACCCAGAAGAGAAAGAAGTATATGTAAAAGCTCCGGTATTCTCATTCGCGAAACTACGCTCAGTTGATACAACATTAGGACCTGAAATGAAATCAACAGGGGAAGTAATGGGTAAAGACTTAACGCTTGAAAAAGCATTATATAAAGGATTAGTTGCTTCTGGAATTAACATACCAACGCACGGCTCAGTAATCATTACTGTAGCGGATAAAGATAAAGAAGAGGCGATGGAAATTGCAAAACGTTTCCACGAAATCGGCTATAACTTATTAGCAACAGCTGGAACAGCACAATCATTAGAAGAGCAAAATATCCCAGTACAAGTTGTAAACAAAATTGATTCTGAAGACTACAACTTACTAGATATTATCCGTCAAGGAAAAGCACAGTTTGTAATTAACACATTAACAAAAGGTAAACAACCAGCGCGTGATGGTTTCCGCATTCGCCGTGAATCAGTAGAAAATGGTGTGGCTTGCTTAACATCACTTGATACAACAAGAGCAATCTTACGAGTATTAGAATCTATGACATTCTCAGCTCATTCAATGAAAGAAATTACGCAAACAAAGCGTCACGAGGTGGTACATGCATGA
- a CDS encoding carbamoyl phosphate synthase small subunit, with the protein MKRQLILEDGTVLIGTGFGGEIEKSGEVVFTTGMTGYQETLSDPSYCGQIVTFTYPLIGNYGINRDDFESIHPSVNGLIVNEICNHPSNFRNEISLNDYLKERNIPGLAGIDTRKLTRKIRQYGTLRGRLCNMDADVEYIVSQLKATVFTDHVKRVSTKDPYPSPGRGHRVVLVDFGMKHGILRELNKRDCDVIVVPYNTTAEEILRLSPDGIMLSNGPGDPKDVPEAIEMLKDIIGKVPLFGICLGHQLFALASGANTSKLKFGHRGLNHPVKNLATGKVAITSQNHGYAVEEESVENTDLEITHVALNDGTVEGLRHKKFPAFTVQYHPEASAGPEDANDLFEDFLTMIENFKKEGEELCQNA; encoded by the coding sequence ATGAAAAGACAACTTATCTTAGAAGATGGAACAGTATTAATTGGAACAGGTTTCGGAGGCGAAATCGAAAAGTCAGGTGAGGTTGTATTTACAACAGGAATGACTGGATATCAAGAAACATTATCTGATCCATCATATTGCGGTCAAATCGTAACATTCACGTACCCATTAATCGGAAACTACGGCATTAACCGTGACGATTTTGAATCCATTCACCCATCTGTAAATGGTTTAATCGTAAACGAAATTTGTAATCACCCATCAAACTTCCGTAATGAAATTTCGTTAAATGATTACTTGAAAGAAAGAAATATCCCAGGATTAGCAGGGATTGATACGAGAAAATTAACGAGAAAAATTCGTCAATACGGTACATTACGTGGACGCCTTTGTAACATGGATGCAGATGTAGAGTACATTGTAAGCCAATTAAAAGCGACAGTATTTACAGATCATGTAAAACGCGTATCAACGAAAGATCCATACCCAAGCCCAGGTCGTGGTCACCGAGTTGTACTAGTAGACTTCGGTATGAAACATGGTATTTTACGAGAATTAAATAAGCGTGACTGTGATGTAATTGTAGTTCCTTACAACACAACAGCGGAAGAAATTTTACGCCTTAGCCCAGATGGAATTATGTTAAGTAATGGACCTGGAGATCCGAAAGATGTACCAGAAGCAATTGAAATGTTAAAAGACATTATCGGTAAAGTTCCTTTATTCGGAATTTGCCTAGGACATCAATTGTTCGCTCTAGCATCAGGTGCAAATACAAGTAAGTTGAAATTTGGTCACCGTGGTTTAAACCATCCAGTAAAAAATCTTGCAACTGGAAAAGTAGCAATTACATCTCAAAACCACGGATACGCAGTAGAAGAAGAATCAGTTGAAAATACAGATCTTGAAATTACACATGTTGCTTTAAACGATGGAACGGTAGAAGGTCTTCGTCATAAGAAGTTCCCGGCATTTACAGTACAATACCATCCAGAAGCTTCAGCGGGACCAGAAGATGCAAATGATTTATTCGAAGATTTCTTAACAATGATTGAAAACTTCAAGAAAGAAGGGGAAGAGTTATGCCAAAACGCCTAG
- the pyrC gene encoding dihydroorotase, with product MNYLFKNGRYMNEEGKIVATDLLVQDGKIAKVAENITADNAEVIDVNGKLIAPGLVDVHVHLREPGGEHKETIETGTLAAAKGGFTTICAMPNTRPVPDCREHMEDLQKRIEEKAHVNVLPYGAITVRQAGSEMTDFETLKELGAFAFTDDGVGVQDASMMLAAMKRAAKLDMAVVAHCEENTLINKGCVHEGKFSEKHGLNGIPSVCESVHIARDILLAEAADCHYHVCHVSTKGSVRVIRDAKRAGIKVTAEVTPHHLVLCEDDIPSADPNFKMNPPLRGKEDHAALIEGLLDGTIDMIATDHAPHTAEEKAQGIERAPFGITGFETAFPLLYTNLVKKGVITLEQLIQFLTEKPADTFGLEAGRLKEGRAADITIIDLEQEEEIDPTTFLSKGKNTPFAGWKCQGWPVMTIVGGKIAWQKESALV from the coding sequence ATGAATTATTTGTTTAAAAATGGTCGTTATATGAATGAAGAAGGAAAAATCGTAGCAACGGATCTTCTCGTACAAGACGGTAAAATCGCTAAGGTAGCAGAAAATATTACGGCAGATAATGCTGAAGTAATCGATGTGAACGGAAAGTTAATCGCACCTGGATTAGTAGATGTACACGTACATCTTCGTGAACCAGGTGGTGAACATAAAGAAACAATTGAAACAGGTACACTAGCAGCGGCAAAAGGTGGATTCACTACAATTTGCGCAATGCCAAATACACGCCCGGTACCAGATTGCAGAGAACATATGGAAGACTTGCAAAAACGTATTGAAGAAAAAGCTCATGTTAACGTACTACCATACGGAGCAATTACAGTACGTCAAGCTGGTTCTGAAATGACAGATTTCGAAACATTAAAAGAACTTGGAGCATTTGCTTTCACAGATGACGGCGTAGGCGTACAAGATGCGAGCATGATGTTAGCGGCTATGAAACGTGCAGCAAAATTAGATATGGCAGTAGTTGCGCACTGTGAAGAGAATACGCTTATTAATAAAGGTTGTGTACATGAAGGGAAGTTTTCTGAGAAACACGGATTAAACGGTATCCCATCAGTATGTGAATCTGTACATATTGCAAGGGATATACTGCTTGCTGAAGCAGCAGATTGCCACTATCACGTATGTCATGTAAGTACGAAAGGTTCTGTACGTGTAATCCGTGATGCGAAACGCGCTGGAATTAAAGTAACAGCAGAAGTAACACCGCATCACCTAGTGTTATGTGAAGATGATATCCCATCAGCTGATCCTAACTTTAAAATGAACCCACCGCTTCGTGGAAAAGAAGACCATGCAGCATTAATTGAAGGTTTATTAGATGGAACGATCGATATGATCGCAACTGACCATGCACCGCATACAGCGGAAGAGAAAGCACAAGGAATTGAAAGAGCACCGTTTGGAATTACTGGTTTTGAAACAGCATTCCCGCTTCTATACACAAACCTTGTGAAAAAGGGAGTTATTACGCTAGAACAGTTAATTCAATTCTTAACAGAAAAGCCAGCTGATACATTCGGCTTAGAAGCAGGTCGCCTAAAAGAAGGTAGAGCAGCTGATATTACAATCATTGATTTAGAACAAGAAGAAGAGATTGACCCAACAACATTCTTATCAAAAGGAAAAAATACACCATTCGCAGGTTGGAAATGCCAAGGATGGCCGGTAATGACAATCGTTGGTGGTAAGATCGCATGGCAAAAGGAGAGTGCATTAGTATGA
- the pyrE gene encoding orotate phosphoribosyltransferase: MKKEIASHLLEIGAVFLQPNDPFTWSSGMKSPIYCDNRLTLSYPKVRQAIAAGLEELIKEHFPTVEIIAGTATAGIAHAAWVSDRMDLPMCYVRSKAKGHGKGNQIEGKAEKGQKVVVVEDLISTGGSAITCVEALREAGCEVLGIVSIFTYELEAGKEKLEAANVASYSLSDYSALTEVAAEKGMIGQAETKKLQEWRKNPANEAWITA, encoded by the coding sequence ATGAAAAAAGAAATCGCATCGCATTTATTAGAAATTGGAGCAGTATTTTTACAACCGAATGATCCATTCACTTGGTCTTCAGGTATGAAATCACCAATTTATTGTGATAACCGTTTAACTTTATCTTATCCAAAAGTACGTCAAGCGATTGCAGCTGGATTAGAAGAGTTAATTAAAGAGCACTTCCCAACTGTAGAAATTATTGCAGGAACAGCAACTGCTGGTATTGCGCACGCTGCATGGGTAAGCGATCGTATGGATTTACCAATGTGCTACGTACGTAGTAAAGCAAAAGGTCACGGTAAAGGGAACCAAATCGAAGGAAAAGCTGAAAAAGGTCAAAAAGTCGTAGTAGTAGAAGACTTAATTTCAACTGGCGGTAGTGCAATTACATGTGTAGAAGCACTTCGCGAAGCTGGATGTGAAGTATTAGGAATCGTATCAATCTTCACATATGAGTTAGAAGCAGGAAAAGAAAAACTAGAAGCAGCTAACGTAGCATCATATTCTTTAAGTGATTACAGTGCATTAACTGAAGTTGCAGCAGAAAAAGGTATGATTGGACAAGCTGAAACGAAAAAATTACAAGAGTGGCGTAAAAATCCAGCTAACGAAGCTTGGATCACAGCGTAA
- the pyrD gene encoding dihydroorotate oxidase B catalytic subunit, whose product MNRLQVELPGLSLKNPIIPASGCFGFGREYAQFYDLSVLGSIMIKATTEQPRYGNPTPRVAETPGGMLNAIGLQNPGLDKVMNSELPWLEQFDLPIIANVAGSQAEDYVAVAKEISKAPNVHALELNISCPNVKTGGIAFGTNPEIAADLTKRVKEVSEVPVYVKLSPNVANIVEIAKAIENAGADGLTMINTLLGMRLDLKTAKPILANRTGGLSGPAIKPVAIRMVHEVSQAVNIPIIGMGGIETAEDVIEFFYAGASAVAVGTANFIDPFVCPTIIEELPALLDELGFDHISECQGRSWKQTCHSR is encoded by the coding sequence ATGAACAGATTGCAAGTTGAATTACCAGGATTATCATTAAAAAATCCAATTATACCGGCATCTGGATGCTTTGGGTTTGGTCGTGAATATGCACAGTTTTACGATTTAAGTGTACTAGGATCAATCATGATTAAAGCGACGACAGAACAACCACGTTATGGAAATCCAACGCCTCGTGTTGCTGAAACACCAGGGGGCATGCTAAATGCAATCGGACTTCAAAACCCGGGATTAGACAAAGTAATGAATTCGGAATTACCATGGTTAGAACAATTTGACCTTCCAATTATTGCAAACGTTGCAGGCTCACAAGCTGAGGATTACGTAGCGGTTGCGAAGGAAATTTCTAAAGCGCCTAATGTCCATGCACTAGAATTAAACATTTCTTGTCCGAACGTAAAAACAGGTGGTATCGCCTTTGGTACAAATCCTGAAATTGCTGCTGATTTAACGAAGCGAGTAAAAGAGGTTTCTGAAGTACCTGTATACGTGAAATTGTCACCGAACGTGGCAAACATAGTAGAAATTGCAAAAGCGATTGAAAATGCAGGTGCAGATGGTTTAACGATGATTAATACATTGCTTGGTATGCGTCTAGATTTAAAAACAGCTAAACCAATTTTAGCAAACCGTACAGGCGGATTATCAGGTCCTGCGATTAAGCCAGTAGCAATTCGCATGGTACATGAAGTAAGCCAAGCGGTTAACATTCCAATTATCGGAATGGGTGGTATTGAAACAGCTGAAGATGTAATTGAATTCTTCTATGCTGGCGCAAGCGCAGTTGCAGTAGGTACAGCGAACTTTATCGATCCGTTCGTATGTCCGACAATTATTGAAGAGTTACCAGCATTATTAGATGAATTAGGATTTGATCACATTTCGGAATGTCAAGGAAGGAGCTGGAAGCAAACATGTCACAGTCGTTAA
- a CDS encoding YoqO family protein has translation MREKIGYYGVLVCLLLSIISGQFLNSEWVPVILCIGVLIFAPMYRWNEWKAYSRKKKMVFSIEFVIIISTIPFLLWKGNEIIDGIVMFQGWLFIAKMLYLICILMLVVVVAKIVNEKLFVNE, from the coding sequence ATGAGAGAAAAAATAGGATATTATGGTGTGCTAGTTTGTTTACTATTATCAATTATTTCAGGACAATTTCTTAACAGTGAATGGGTACCAGTTATATTATGTATAGGAGTATTGATTTTTGCTCCTATGTATCGTTGGAATGAATGGAAAGCATATAGTCGAAAAAAGAAAATGGTTTTCAGCATCGAATTTGTCATTATAATCAGCACAATTCCGTTTTTGTTATGGAAAGGAAATGAGATAATAGATGGAATTGTAATGTTTCAAGGGTGGTTGTTTATTGCGAAAATGCTATATTTAATATGCATTTTAATGTTGGTAGTGGTAGTCGCTAAAATAGTAAACGAAAAGCTATTCGTTAATGAATAA
- a CDS encoding transporter, whose translation MGVELALLHALYVICLLTIITFFILRKDTTIICIDFIFLLTLTATSSIPLAVSGIFQSFIYAITELLPTILIISIIVSMSNLLVHTGINDTMISPFTKMIRTPTLAYWIIGLLMMTISFFFWPSPAVALMGAILLPVAVRVGLPPIGVAIAMNLFGHGIALSGDFVIQGAPKLTADAAGLPVSSVVSASVPLVIVMGIVTTSIAFFFLRKEFHTGLSIQESIPSTDSSKTLTSLSPRIKKWLAICIPIVYIIDILCMIQFKLQGSDATALIGGTTVIMIIIISLIAYKGNGLNKTTDYFIEGLQFGFKIFGPVIPIAALFYLGDSGFVKIIGDYLPKGSHGIINDLGIALSQTVPLNQYVSGGTLTIVGVITGLDGSGFSGISLAGSIANLFGTALGHGTATLTALGQIAAIWTGGGTLIPWALIPAAAICKVDPFELARRNFLPVVIGLIVTMIVAMFTL comes from the coding sequence ATGGGAGTTGAATTAGCGCTATTACACGCTCTCTATGTTATTTGTTTACTCACTATTATTACCTTTTTTATTCTCCGGAAAGATACTACAATTATTTGTATCGATTTTATCTTTTTATTAACATTAACTGCTACAAGTTCTATCCCTCTTGCCGTTAGCGGCATTTTTCAAAGTTTTATTTACGCCATTACTGAGCTATTACCAACTATATTAATCATTTCTATTATTGTATCCATGAGCAATTTACTCGTTCATACCGGTATAAATGATACGATGATTTCACCATTTACAAAGATGATCCGTACCCCTACCCTCGCCTACTGGATTATTGGCCTTTTGATGATGACAATTTCTTTCTTCTTTTGGCCTTCTCCCGCTGTCGCCTTAATGGGAGCTATTTTATTACCGGTTGCTGTACGCGTCGGTCTCCCCCCAATTGGAGTAGCAATTGCTATGAACTTATTCGGACACGGCATCGCCTTATCTGGCGACTTCGTTATTCAAGGTGCACCGAAATTAACTGCAGACGCGGCTGGTCTCCCTGTTTCCAGCGTCGTATCTGCAAGTGTTCCACTCGTTATCGTTATGGGCATTGTGACAACTTCCATCGCTTTTTTCTTCTTACGAAAAGAGTTTCATACAGGCTTATCTATACAAGAATCTATCCCATCAACTGATTCTTCTAAAACGCTCACTTCATTATCTCCTCGCATAAAAAAATGGCTCGCTATATGTATTCCTATCGTATATATCATTGATATCCTTTGCATGATTCAATTTAAACTACAAGGAAGCGACGCAACTGCACTTATCGGCGGAACGACTGTTATTATGATTATCATCATTTCACTCATCGCCTACAAAGGTAATGGACTAAATAAAACAACCGATTATTTTATAGAAGGGCTCCAATTTGGCTTTAAAATCTTTGGTCCAGTTATTCCAATTGCTGCACTCTTTTATTTAGGAGATAGCGGCTTTGTGAAAATTATCGGAGACTATTTACCGAAAGGTTCACATGGAATCATTAACGACTTAGGGATTGCCTTATCTCAAACGGTCCCTTTAAACCAATACGTATCGGGGGGAACATTAACTATCGTTGGTGTCATAACAGGCTTAGATGGATCTGGTTTTTCCGGTATATCGCTTGCTGGTTCCATTGCAAACCTTTTCGGAACAGCTTTAGGTCATGGAACAGCTACATTAACAGCACTCGGGCAAATTGCAGCTATATGGACCGGGGGCGGGACGTTAATTCCTTGGGCACTTATTCCTGCTGCTGCGATTTGTAAAGTCGATCCATTTGAACTTGCACGCCGAAACTTTTTACCGGTTGTTATCGGTTTAATTGTCACCATGATCGTTGCGATGTTTACCCTATAA
- the pyrF gene encoding orotidine-5'-phosphate decarboxylase, producing MSQSLIVALDFPGKQEVEQFLHHFEGEELFVKVGMELFYKEGPAIITYLKEKGHKIFLDLKLHDIPNTVKSAMRSLASLDVDMVNVHAAGGSSMMKAAIEGLEEGKQEGKERPICIAVTQLTSTSEAMMKKEIGIEKTLEEAVAHYAKLTKESGLDGVVCSTLEVPKLREVCGNEFVTVTPGIRLASDDVNDQVRVATPKRARELGSSYIVVGRSITKAENPLEAYKTVKQQWEGVTV from the coding sequence ATGTCACAGTCGTTAATCGTTGCACTAGATTTTCCAGGGAAACAAGAAGTAGAACAATTCTTACACCACTTTGAAGGGGAAGAGTTATTTGTCAAAGTAGGTATGGAGTTATTTTACAAAGAAGGCCCTGCGATTATTACGTACTTAAAAGAAAAGGGACATAAGATCTTCTTAGATTTAAAACTTCATGATATTCCGAATACAGTAAAAAGCGCTATGCGTAGCCTAGCTAGTCTAGATGTTGATATGGTAAATGTTCATGCTGCTGGGGGAAGCAGCATGATGAAAGCTGCGATTGAGGGATTAGAGGAAGGTAAGCAAGAAGGAAAAGAGAGACCGATTTGTATTGCAGTTACACAACTAACAAGCACTTCGGAAGCTATGATGAAAAAAGAGATCGGCATTGAGAAAACGTTAGAAGAAGCGGTTGCTCATTATGCAAAATTAACGAAAGAAAGTGGACTTGATGGCGTTGTTTGTTCAACACTTGAAGTTCCAAAATTACGTGAAGTATGCGGAAATGAATTTGTAACAGTAACACCGGGGATTCGTCTTGCAAGCGATGATGTAAATGACCAAGTGCGCGTAGCAACACCGAAACGTGCGAGGGAACTTGGCTCAAGCTACATCGTAGTTGGACGTAGTATTACAAAAGCAGAAAATCCGCTTGAAGCGTATAAAACAGTAAAACAACAGTGGGAAGGTGTAACAGTATGA
- the pyrK gene encoding dihydroorotate oxidase B electron transfer subunit → MMQKQNMIVVNQKEIAKNIYELVLQGTLVQQMNEPGQFVHIKVAEGIAPLLRRPISICNVDQEKNEFTMLYRAEGQGTKTLATRKQGEMVDVLGPLGHGFPVEEAEAGQTALLVGGGIGVPPLYELSQRLVAKGVRVIHILGFQTKDVVFYEEKFAELGDTYVATVDGTHGTKGFVTDVIDNYGIDFDILYSCGPLAMLRALEGRYKEKKAYISLEERMGCGIGACFACVCHLQEDPSGHSYKKVCSDGPVFPIGEVVL, encoded by the coding sequence ATGATGCAAAAGCAAAATATGATCGTCGTTAACCAAAAAGAAATCGCAAAAAATATTTACGAATTAGTGCTTCAAGGAACGTTAGTACAGCAAATGAACGAACCAGGGCAGTTTGTACACATTAAGGTAGCAGAGGGCATTGCGCCCCTTCTGCGCCGCCCAATTAGTATTTGTAATGTAGATCAAGAGAAGAACGAATTTACAATGCTATATCGTGCCGAAGGACAAGGGACAAAAACATTAGCAACTAGAAAACAAGGTGAAATGGTAGATGTACTAGGACCATTAGGACACGGTTTTCCTGTAGAAGAAGCAGAAGCTGGTCAAACAGCTTTACTAGTAGGTGGGGGAATTGGTGTACCACCACTTTATGAATTATCACAGCGCCTCGTTGCAAAAGGTGTACGTGTTATTCACATCTTAGGCTTTCAAACGAAAGATGTAGTTTTCTATGAAGAAAAATTTGCAGAACTTGGTGATACGTACGTTGCGACAGTAGACGGTACACACGGTACAAAAGGATTTGTCACAGATGTAATTGATAATTACGGAATTGACTTTGATATTCTTTATTCATGTGGTCCGCTAGCGATGCTTCGTGCATTAGAAGGACGTTACAAAGAGAAAAAAGCCTATATTTCATTAGAAGAACGTATGGGCTGTGGTATTGGAGCTTGTTTCGCATGTGTATGCCACTTACAAGAAGATCCAAGTGGACATTCTTACAAGAAGGTGTGTAGCGACGGACCAGTATTTCCAATCGGGGAGGTTGTACTATGA
- a CDS encoding YbeF family protein, producing MNELIFVLLICPLFIFIVSVIGTRKTKTYYVMPIVTFASFLIIGVIAFTPKFFFWVGMYSIFSFIVSYMTLLFVKGYEVAENAK from the coding sequence ATGAATGAATTGATTTTCGTCTTATTAATTTGTCCATTATTTATCTTTATCGTATCTGTTATTGGAACACGCAAAACGAAAACGTATTACGTAATGCCAATTGTAACGTTTGCTAGTTTTTTAATAATAGGTGTTATCGCCTTTACTCCAAAATTTTTCTTTTGGGTTGGCATGTACAGCATCTTCTCGTTTATCGTTTCTTATATGACGCTATTGTTTGTGAAAGGATATGAGGTTGCTGAAAACGCTAAATAG